TGTAATGATTTATTATCTACAGAAAAATATGTTGCAGGTACATATGGTATTGATGTTTTTGAATCTGCTAATCCTATAGTTAGGCAAGCAATACAGCATATACAGCAAGATGAACAAAGACATGGTGAAGAGCTTTTTAATTATATGAATAGCCATCAAATGTATAATGTGAAATAGAATTTTATTATAAATGAAAAATTATAGATAAGTTCAAATAGTGGACTTATCTTTTTCTAAATTTTATATAAAAGGTGGTATTATGGAGATAAAAAATATTTTTTTAGATGCAGAGAAATTAAATATACTAGAATTGTTTATTAGAACATCAATATTATATTTTATTTTGTTTATTTCTACTAAAGTAATGAAATTTCGTCAGCCTGGCATAATAACTCCATATAATTTCTTAATGGCAGCTGGAATCAGTCATATTGCTGCTTCTCGTATGGTGAGTCCTAAATCAAGACCAATTGATGCAGTTACAATAATAACAGTATACACTTTAATATATTTAGTAATTTCCTATTTGTATTTTAAGGCTCCGTCAATAGTTACGCAAAAGCCTAGGATATTGATTAAAAAGGGTAAAATAATCAGAGAAAATCTTTCAAAATCAAAATTAACTATTGATAATTTATTTTCTATATTGAGACAAAAAAATGCCCATAACCTTCAAAATGTCGAATATTTAATAGCAGAAGCAACAGGAGACTTTAGTGTAGCTGTCAATGGGAATAGCCTTCCTGTGACTAAGTTTGATATGTCAATAAGTACTTCCCAGGATATTTTATCAGAAAATCTTATTTATAAAGGAATAATTGATGAGCATATTCTTGAAAAAAACGGCTTAAATTGCGATTGGGTACAAGAGCAGCTTAAGGCAAATAATGTAGATGATATAAATAGTATTTATTTGGGGATTTTAACTCCAGATAAAAAATTATTTTTAAATTAATGGGAGGAGTTTTATTTGAAAGTTTTTGGTGTTGTAAAAGATATTTCCTTATTAGGATATTTTATAAGAACTTTTGTAGTAGGTATAATATCTTTTATAGTAGGAAGATATATGATGAAAAGAACTATAAATCAACTCACCGCATATGATTTTGCAGTAGTTTGGATATTAGGAGCTCTTACAGTTGCACCGCTATTGGATGGTGAGATTTCCTTTACATATACAATTATCCCACTAATAACTTTATTTATTTGGCATTATATAATAAGTATTATATCTTTAAGAAATAGAAAATTATCATTTTTTTTTAATGGTAAACCTATAATTCTTATAGATAATGGAAAAATTATTAGAAAAAATTTAAAAAAACAATTTATAAATATTGATTTACTATTAAGTGAATTAAGACTTAAGAATATCTTTGATATTTCAGAGGTGAAATATGTGATTTTGGAACCTAATGGTCATTTCAGTATTATAAAAAAAGAGAGCAATAGACCAGTTACACCAACAGATTTTAAGATATATGCTAAACCTGTGAATTTACCCTTGGTAATAATTAATGATGGAAAATTATTCGAAGAAAATTTAAAAAAGTTAGGTGTAGATAAAGAGTGGCTCATGAATAAGCTAAGTATGTATAATGTACATGATATTAGAAAAATTTATCTAGCTACTATGGATAAAACTAAAAAGTTGTATGTTTCTAAAAAAGATATATGATATACCTTTTTATCTATTTGATAAAAGTGTATTGATGAAAATTTCATATGATAATTTCGGTGAAATTTTGCTTTAAATATATTATAAATATATTATAATAAAAAAATTCAGAAGAAAAGACAGAAAAAGTGCTAAAATGAAATAAATCTTGCAAAATATGTTGCATTTAGTAATTGAAAGTAATATAATGAAAAATGAAAGAAAAAATTCATAAAATATTTATTTGTAATTACATAAAGAAATTTTACATTCATTTAGGGGGTC
The DNA window shown above is from Haloimpatiens massiliensis and carries:
- a CDS encoding YetF domain-containing protein; this encodes MEIKNIFLDAEKLNILELFIRTSILYFILFISTKVMKFRQPGIITPYNFLMAAGISHIAASRMVSPKSRPIDAVTIITVYTLIYLVISYLYFKAPSIVTQKPRILIKKGKIIRENLSKSKLTIDNLFSILRQKNAHNLQNVEYLIAEATGDFSVAVNGNSLPVTKFDMSISTSQDILSENLIYKGIIDEHILEKNGLNCDWVQEQLKANNVDDINSIYLGILTPDKKLFLN
- a CDS encoding YetF domain-containing protein; amino-acid sequence: MKVFGVVKDISLLGYFIRTFVVGIISFIVGRYMMKRTINQLTAYDFAVVWILGALTVAPLLDGEISFTYTIIPLITLFIWHYIISIISLRNRKLSFFFNGKPIILIDNGKIIRKNLKKQFINIDLLLSELRLKNIFDISEVKYVILEPNGHFSIIKKESNRPVTPTDFKIYAKPVNLPLVIINDGKLFEENLKKLGVDKEWLMNKLSMYNVHDIRKIYLATMDKTKKLYVSKKDI